The following proteins are encoded in a genomic region of Phaeodactylum tricornutum CCAP 1055/1 chromosome 1, whole genome shotgun sequence:
- a CDS encoding predicted protein produces MDEMPNFTRFTPDQQCSPHIARSNGRELSEDAVFQRIPRTLTPPQTPRSFAIEDEFSLTTKLRPWRKPLDKPKRPLSAYNLFFQLARQRLISDTPSNLPFTAKDVELISMKHKQKKEKRRHRKTHGKISFADLARSIASQWKELSDDDKVIFEERAEMEKCRYKQELSEWSAKQEPSAERKAAMLRKVSLKQGSSFSMATTAEQLSSTSRAPDHGNPIRSTNSFGISSPPQRPPYDLDMYTASHEAAIQEEASLNALIAHQGQSLARYQAMMEQQMDQHASMHPMSSMRGLPSSNYNDRLHRNSYRPAHPNPMNGTFGSGGKTNLHYNDGTPDCYDMAQQCYSMAHRQQQQNCRHYSKQQRHGPPPSDMHSGIPSNTTEVMLARARTTMQPHMAPSSSDSYWTMDRSTEHRRLIPPNSAGYRHSRSAQDESTLMLDPHQGLSSPLLGTADEHLDPFANVYI; encoded by the coding sequence ATGGACGAAATGCCCAACTTCACTCGTTTCACGCCGGATCAGCAATGCTCCCCACACATCGCAAGGAGTAACGGGCGCGAGCTCTCTGAGGATGCTGTTTTCCAACGCATTCCTCGTACGCTTACCCCTCCGCAAACACCTCGATCGTTCGCCATCGAAGACGAGTTTTCTTTGACAACCAAGCTGCGTCCCTGGCGTAAACCGTTGGATAAGCCGAAGCGCCCACTGAGCGCGTACAATCTATTTTTCCAACTAGCGAGACAGCGACTTATTTCGGATACACCGAGCAACCTTCCCTTTACGGCAAAGGATGTTGAACTTATCAGTATGAAGCACAAacaaaaaaaggaaaaacgtCGTCATCGTAAGACACATGGTAAAATTAGCTTTGCCGATCTTGCGCGGTCGATTGCCTCGCAATGGAAAGAACtgagcgacgacgacaaagtgATCTTCGAAGAACGCGCAGAAATGGAAAAATGTCGTTACAAGCAAGAGTTAAGCGAGTGGAGCGCGAAGCAAGAGCCAAGCGCGGAACGAAAGGCGGCCATGTTGCGCAAGGTGTCTCTCAAACAAGGCTcaagcttttcaatggcTACGACTGCGGAACAACTATCGAGCACCAGCAGAGCTCCTGATCACGGAAACCCCATCCGCTCTACCAATTCTTTTGGAATTTCCAGTCCACCACAACGGCCTCCGTACGATTTGGACATGTACACAGCAAGCCACGAGGCAGCGATACAGGAAGAAGCATCGCTTAACGCACTCATCGCACACCAAGGTCAATCGCTGGCTCGCTATCAAGCCATGATGGAGCAGCAAATGGACCAACATGCTTCCATGCACCCGATGTCTTCTATGCGGGGACTTCCCTCTAGCAATTACAACGATCGTCTCCATCGCAATTCATATAGACCAGCCCATCCTAATCCGATGAACGGCACATTCGGGAGCGGAGGCAAAACTAACCTTCACTATAATGATGGGACGCCTGATTGCTACGACATGGCTCAGCAATGCTACAGTATGGCTCAccgacagcagcagcaaaactGCAGGCACTATTCTaaacaacaacgacatggACCGCCGCCCAGTGATATGCACTCCGGGATACCGAGTAACACAACCGAAGTCATGCTAGCGCGTGCGAGAACTACAATGCAACCACACATGGCACCGTCGAGCTCTGACAGCTACTGGACCATGGACCGGTCGACCGAACACCGTCGACTCATACCACCAAACTCTGCAGGCTATCGGCATTCGCGCTCGGCGCAGGATGAGAGCACGCTAATGTTGGACCCGCATCAAGGTCTTTCGTCGCCGCTATTGGGGACAGCGGACGAACACCTGGATCCGTTTGCGAACGTGTACATCTGA